The Pseudodesulfovibrio sp. zrk46 genome contains a region encoding:
- a CDS encoding FeoA family protein: protein MTSQKTLKTVETGDSVLVLAVDAGTKARTRLESLGIIPGVEVDVLSNTNGPMLVSIGESRVMVERGIAEKVIVA, encoded by the coding sequence ATGACATCGCAGAAAACACTCAAAACAGTCGAGACCGGAGACAGCGTCCTTGTCCTTGCCGTTGATGCCGGAACCAAGGCGCGTACGCGTCTCGAGTCTCTTGGAATCATTCCCGGTGTCGAGGTTGACGTGCTCAGCAACACCAACGGCCCCATGCTTGTCTCCATTGGTGAGAGCAGGGTGATGGTTGAACGGGGAATCGCTGAGAAAGTGATCGTGGCCTGA
- a CDS encoding FeoA family protein, protein MRLDELKPGTACVMSDITADGALGQRLMDLGFYPGAEIEIVRNAPLVDPVEVHLDGYHVSIRHTEARHIEVEF, encoded by the coding sequence ATGAGATTAGACGAATTAAAACCAGGAACCGCCTGCGTCATGTCGGATATCACTGCCGATGGCGCGCTTGGACAGCGGTTGATGGATCTCGGATTTTATCCCGGGGCCGAAATCGAGATCGTGCGTAATGCGCCGCTCGTGGACCCGGTGGAAGTGCATCTTGATGGATACCATGTCTCTATCCGTCATACTGAGGCAAGGCACATTGAGGTGGAATTCTAA
- the feoB gene encoding ferrous iron transport protein B: MGAKNLLVALAGQPNCGKSTVFNLLTGARQHVANYPGVTVEKKTGAFNIDDTRVELVDLPGTYSLTSYSLEERVARDFLLGDNPSVVVDVADGSNLKRNLYLTLQLMEMEVPTILNLNMMDVVERRGQKIDIDKLEEVLGIPVVPTKAKKGEGKEALKEAVKRLANRWPGDSFKIDYGKMEPFIAELEDLLRQDPVLTVQYPVRWFAIKLLENDIEAAELLRRTHPDAEKVLALNASCRERFQQDAGNAVERHIAFTRHGLCAKIARQTVTLPETRKRSLSDRADKYVCNRFLGPVILIAILMVLYQVAIVFGNWLALQAWPIWGAIENFAAEVLPAAGFVDDPLLRALGLWVVKSTTAILNYLPIFFLLFSLIAILEDSGYMPRMAFILDRLFRRFGLHGQSTLPMILGGVYVGGCAIPGVMATKAIPDERARLATIMIVPMMNCLAKVPLYLILIGAYFADVGGFAMFFIATVTLFMALPVAKLLSLTVLKKQPSAPFIMEMPPYHIPTMGGTVRRAGERIWLFLKKIVTVVAAVAVVVFVLINYPGLPESRQAHYAEMQSAAVKSFMKDVNKSGYKGEISQGDVLPMILFGESLKRAKQGVTDKEKSAAINAKFEADNPTYYAVVKRVGKDGKKLNRSLKKVIKVRKQVRREARAERFETSFLGTMGRALEPVTQWAGFNWRINIALLSAFAAKENSAATLGSIYGIDGEQTVQDSMKAGETGFTSLHALALMLFMALYPPCVPTSIMVRHQSNSTKWMLFSIGYQTLLGLFVASLVFTGGTVLGLTGFQTMWAFYGLCVAATLIMAMIPTPEEKEETTVATNITCKENCS, from the coding sequence ATGGGTGCCAAAAATCTGCTGGTTGCCCTTGCCGGGCAGCCCAACTGCGGCAAATCGACTGTCTTCAATCTGCTGACCGGTGCGCGGCAGCATGTCGCCAACTACCCGGGCGTCACGGTTGAAAAGAAGACCGGTGCGTTCAATATCGACGACACCCGCGTTGAACTGGTCGATTTGCCCGGTACCTACAGCCTTACCTCGTACTCTCTTGAGGAGAGGGTGGCGCGTGATTTTCTGTTGGGTGACAACCCGTCGGTCGTCGTCGACGTTGCCGACGGTTCCAACCTCAAACGCAACCTCTACCTGACCCTCCAGCTCATGGAAATGGAAGTCCCTACCATCCTTAATCTGAACATGATGGATGTGGTGGAACGTCGCGGTCAGAAGATCGACATTGATAAGCTTGAGGAAGTCCTCGGCATCCCGGTTGTGCCTACAAAGGCCAAAAAAGGGGAGGGCAAGGAAGCACTCAAAGAGGCTGTGAAGCGCCTTGCCAACAGATGGCCGGGTGACAGCTTCAAGATCGACTACGGCAAGATGGAACCGTTCATCGCCGAGTTGGAGGACCTCCTCAGACAGGATCCCGTCCTCACCGTGCAGTATCCGGTTCGCTGGTTTGCCATCAAGCTGCTGGAAAACGACATTGAAGCGGCAGAGTTGCTTCGGCGCACCCATCCTGATGCGGAGAAGGTGCTTGCCCTGAATGCATCTTGCCGAGAGCGTTTTCAGCAGGATGCTGGCAATGCAGTGGAACGGCATATTGCTTTCACGAGACATGGGCTGTGCGCCAAGATTGCGCGTCAGACTGTGACTCTGCCGGAAACCAGGAAACGCTCTCTGTCAGATCGTGCTGACAAGTATGTCTGCAACCGTTTCCTTGGTCCTGTCATCCTCATCGCAATCCTCATGGTGCTGTATCAGGTGGCCATCGTCTTTGGAAACTGGCTGGCGTTGCAGGCGTGGCCCATTTGGGGGGCAATAGAGAACTTTGCGGCTGAGGTGCTGCCTGCCGCAGGATTCGTGGACGATCCGCTTTTGAGGGCCCTTGGTCTGTGGGTGGTCAAATCCACCACGGCGATTCTCAACTACCTGCCCATCTTCTTCCTGCTGTTCAGCCTCATCGCCATCCTAGAGGACAGCGGCTACATGCCACGCATGGCCTTTATTCTGGACCGGCTCTTCCGTCGCTTCGGGCTGCATGGCCAGTCCACGCTGCCCATGATTCTTGGTGGTGTATACGTGGGCGGTTGCGCCATCCCCGGCGTCATGGCCACCAAAGCGATTCCCGATGAACGGGCCCGTCTGGCTACTATAATGATCGTTCCGATGATGAACTGCCTGGCCAAGGTGCCGCTCTATCTGATTCTCATTGGCGCGTACTTTGCCGATGTGGGCGGATTTGCCATGTTTTTCATCGCCACTGTGACACTGTTCATGGCTTTGCCTGTGGCCAAGCTGCTATCGCTGACCGTACTCAAGAAGCAGCCGAGCGCTCCCTTCATCATGGAGATGCCGCCGTACCACATCCCCACCATGGGCGGCACTGTTCGTCGTGCTGGAGAGCGTATCTGGCTTTTCCTGAAGAAGATCGTGACCGTGGTCGCAGCCGTTGCCGTGGTCGTGTTCGTGCTCATCAATTACCCCGGTCTTCCGGAGAGTCGTCAGGCACATTACGCCGAGATGCAGAGTGCTGCGGTCAAGAGCTTCATGAAGGATGTGAACAAGTCCGGCTACAAGGGGGAGATCTCCCAAGGCGATGTCCTCCCGATGATTTTGTTTGGCGAGTCTCTGAAACGAGCCAAGCAGGGCGTGACGGACAAGGAGAAATCCGCGGCCATCAACGCGAAGTTCGAGGCCGATAACCCGACCTACTATGCGGTGGTCAAACGTGTGGGCAAGGACGGCAAGAAGCTGAACAGGTCCCTCAAAAAGGTCATCAAGGTGCGTAAGCAGGTCAGACGCGAAGCCCGCGCCGAGCGTTTCGAGACCAGCTTCCTCGGCACCATGGGGCGCGCCCTCGAACCTGTGACCCAGTGGGCCGGTTTCAACTGGCGCATCAACATCGCGCTCTTGTCCGCCTTTGCCGCCAAGGAGAACTCCGCGGCCACTCTGGGCTCCATCTACGGTATCGATGGCGAACAGACCGTGCAGGATTCCATGAAGGCAGGGGAGACCGGTTTCACCTCGCTGCACGCCCTTGCGCTGATGCTCTTCATGGCGCTGTATCCGCCGTGCGTCCCGACATCCATCATGGTCCGCCATCAGTCCAACTCCACCAAGTGGATGTTGTTCTCCATCGGCTACCAGACGTTACTGGGCCTGTTTGTGGCCAGTCTGGTCTTTACCGGGGGGACTGTGCTCGGTCTGACAGGCTTCCAGACCATGTGGGCCTTCTACGGCCTGTGCGTGGCCGCGACCCTGATCATGGCCATGATCCCTACACCAGAGGAAAAAGAAGAGACTACTGTCGCAACCAACATAACTTGCAAAGAAAATTGCTCTTAA
- a CDS encoding DUF4198 domain-containing protein, which produces MKKRFIPLLTALCVMAFTGSAFAHFMVFYTPEMIMEKGKELDMRIAFTHPAEAGHMMDMGGIEEFYVLKAKGDKVVKTDLKDTLKEITWTNPHSSAPAFAAKVPKKVVRSMGDYVFVMKPGYYFEKEEGVYMQQITKLVVNVGEMPTLWNEPVGLPCEIVPLIKPYGLWTGNVFKAQVLSEGKPVAGAEVEVEYMSHMPNLDTNSMPAESSVEYPNGALVTQTIFSDANGYISFGIPKAGWWGFAALGVGPDKEYKGKELGQDAVIWVKAEDMK; this is translated from the coding sequence ATGAAGAAACGTTTCATTCCCCTCCTGACCGCCTTGTGCGTGATGGCATTTACCGGCTCTGCCTTTGCCCATTTCATGGTTTTCTATACCCCGGAGATGATCATGGAAAAGGGTAAGGAACTCGACATGCGCATCGCATTCACCCATCCGGCCGAAGCCGGTCATATGATGGATATGGGTGGCATCGAGGAGTTCTATGTCCTGAAGGCCAAAGGCGACAAGGTCGTCAAAACCGATCTGAAAGACACGCTGAAAGAGATCACCTGGACGAACCCGCATTCCTCTGCACCGGCTTTTGCTGCCAAGGTTCCCAAAAAGGTTGTCCGTTCCATGGGTGACTATGTCTTCGTCATGAAGCCCGGTTACTACTTTGAGAAGGAAGAAGGCGTTTACATGCAGCAGATCACCAAGCTGGTCGTCAACGTCGGCGAAATGCCCACCCTTTGGAACGAACCGGTTGGTCTGCCCTGCGAAATCGTTCCCCTGATCAAGCCTTATGGCCTCTGGACCGGTAACGTCTTCAAGGCACAGGTCCTGTCCGAAGGCAAGCCCGTTGCCGGTGCAGAAGTGGAAGTGGAGTACATGAGCCACATGCCCAATCTGGACACCAACTCCATGCCCGCAGAGTCCTCCGTTGAGTACCCCAACGGTGCGCTCGTCACCCAGACCATCTTCTCCGATGCCAACGGTTACATCTCCTTCGGCATCCCCAAAGCTGGCTGGTGGGGCTTTGCCGCTCTCGGTGTCGGCCCGGATAAGGAATACAAGGGCAAGGAACTTGGTCAGGACGCAGTTATCTGGGTCAAGGCTGAGGACATGAAGTAG
- a CDS encoding HD-GYP domain-containing protein, translating to MNNPANRSIELDDICEFQVLDAVQMTVHQFAESLSHIIDAKDHCTYNHSEEVAVMAQTIGQQMGLSAKQADILHVAGHLHDIGKVGIQDSILKKRGPLTKSEFNIIKRHPEIGAQIMAPVLPFSGKNGIVKMILHHHERFDGKGYPHGLKGHEIPLGARIIAVADSLSAMLQHRPYRKAMSYEQALDELIACTDTQFDPKVVDAFFGVREIIWDYLGSLHKREGAA from the coding sequence ATGAATAATCCGGCAAATCGATCCATCGAACTTGACGACATTTGTGAATTTCAGGTTCTGGACGCAGTCCAGATGACCGTGCACCAGTTTGCCGAATCCCTGAGTCACATTATCGATGCCAAGGATCATTGTACTTATAACCACTCGGAAGAGGTCGCCGTCATGGCGCAGACCATCGGCCAGCAGATGGGATTGTCAGCCAAGCAGGCCGACATCCTTCATGTGGCCGGGCATCTCCACGACATCGGCAAGGTCGGCATTCAGGATTCCATCCTCAAAAAGCGCGGCCCGTTGACCAAATCCGAGTTCAACATCATCAAACGGCATCCCGAGATCGGCGCGCAGATCATGGCACCCGTGCTTCCCTTTTCCGGTAAGAACGGCATCGTCAAAATGATTCTGCACCATCACGAGAGATTCGATGGGAAAGGCTACCCCCACGGCCTGAAAGGGCATGAGATTCCCCTGGGCGCGCGCATAATTGCCGTGGCCGACAGTCTTTCCGCCATGTTGCAGCATCGGCCCTATCGAAAGGCCATGAGCTACGAACAGGCTTTGGACGAGCTCATAGCCTGCACCGATACTCAGTTTGATCCCAAGGTCGTTGATGCCTTCTTCGGCGTTCGGGAGATTATCTGGGATTATCTCGGATCGCTGCACAAGCGGGAGGGCGCGGCATGA
- a CDS encoding DUF6162 family protein — MGKNPRQMTREVVVKPSGSGTESRLVLMVALLTIAICSAAIVLRNTAAKAKEVPTWQVDAFEDLRAEELAIFNGLISAAPEIDIFHEDEGGEWPSVDALAADFIPPFVQDAAWKKNGAMAWIRSIINTQDKHIAMYVGHPLDVTKSGSFMLVMLHDHVKKEGNAGGATHAPYEVWIHASPVAEIPSMVTDQALINKGWREVVARKGDDETRRTREEFVK, encoded by the coding sequence ATGGGGAAGAACCCCCGACAGATGACCCGCGAAGTGGTGGTCAAACCCTCTGGCTCCGGGACTGAATCCAGGCTGGTCCTGATGGTGGCCCTGCTGACCATTGCAATTTGCAGTGCGGCCATTGTGCTTCGCAATACTGCAGCCAAGGCCAAGGAAGTGCCTACATGGCAGGTTGACGCCTTTGAGGACTTGCGGGCTGAGGAACTCGCCATTTTCAATGGGTTGATTTCGGCCGCTCCGGAGATCGATATATTTCATGAGGACGAAGGAGGAGAATGGCCTTCCGTTGATGCGTTGGCCGCTGATTTCATCCCTCCCTTTGTTCAGGATGCTGCCTGGAAAAAGAACGGCGCCATGGCTTGGATCCGCAGCATAATCAATACGCAGGATAAGCATATCGCCATGTACGTGGGCCACCCGTTGGATGTGACCAAAAGCGGTTCTTTCATGCTGGTCATGCTGCATGACCATGTGAAGAAGGAAGGCAACGCCGGGGGAGCGACTCACGCTCCCTATGAAGTCTGGATTCATGCCTCCCCCGTGGCGGAAATCCCTTCCATGGTCACCGATCAGGCTCTCATCAACAAGGGATGGCGTGAGGTGGTGGCCCGCAAGGGTGATGACGAGACCCGTCGAACCAGAGAGGAGTTCGTCAAATGA
- a CDS encoding zinc ABC transporter substrate-binding protein, translating into MIRILLLSLCAVCLMTGAAHADGKQRIGVTLHPYYSFVTAIVGDTAEVIPLIGEGFNPHNYRPQPEDIKKCMGFDVMVVNGIGHDEFAFETVEAANMKEKLPLIFANKDVSLIPVSGHLDGKKVVNPHTFVSVTASVRQVYTIAKGLGELFPENASLYRTNARAYANKLRKMKSEYMARIADLPSMDFRCATIHGGYDYLFQDFGLQVTAVIEPGHGLKPTASQLAKTIDEINRLGVEVIFTEMAFPDKYVETIQEETGIRIRHLSHLTHGEYSADGFEKGLRANLEALTNALVDARNMKQGG; encoded by the coding sequence ATGATCAGGATTTTACTGTTGTCCTTGTGTGCGGTCTGCCTGATGACCGGAGCGGCCCATGCTGATGGGAAACAACGCATTGGTGTGACCCTGCATCCCTACTACAGCTTTGTCACGGCCATCGTGGGCGATACCGCCGAGGTTATTCCGCTTATTGGAGAGGGATTCAACCCGCATAACTATCGGCCCCAGCCCGAGGACATCAAGAAGTGCATGGGCTTCGATGTAATGGTGGTCAACGGTATCGGGCATGACGAGTTCGCCTTCGAGACCGTGGAGGCGGCAAACATGAAAGAGAAGCTGCCCCTCATCTTTGCCAACAAGGATGTCTCCCTTATTCCGGTTTCCGGCCATCTGGACGGCAAGAAGGTGGTCAATCCGCACACCTTTGTATCGGTCACTGCTTCGGTGCGGCAGGTCTACACCATTGCCAAGGGGCTGGGAGAGCTGTTTCCGGAGAACGCCAGTTTATACCGCACGAATGCCCGGGCTTACGCCAACAAACTTCGCAAGATGAAATCAGAGTATATGGCGCGCATTGCGGATCTGCCGTCCATGGACTTCCGTTGCGCCACTATTCACGGCGGGTATGACTATCTCTTTCAGGATTTCGGCCTTCAGGTAACGGCTGTCATCGAGCCGGGCCACGGCCTCAAGCCTACGGCCAGCCAGCTTGCCAAGACCATTGACGAGATAAACCGCCTCGGCGTGGAAGTGATCTTCACCGAGATGGCCTTTCCGGACAAGTACGTGGAGACCATTCAAGAGGAGACCGGTATCCGCATCCGGCATCTTTCCCACCTGACCCATGGCGAGTATTCCGCAGACGGTTTCGAGAAGGGGCTTCGCGCCAATCTCGAGGCGTTGACCAATGCGTTAGTGGACGCCCGGAACATGAAGCAGGGAGGCTAG
- a CDS encoding metal ABC transporter ATP-binding protein, whose amino-acid sequence MRSLTRFVGGPSIHFENVSLKLGGNSILHNVNFSVKRGSIHCIIGPNGGGKTSLIRCLLGQMPHSGNIRMCWGKGSVMGYVPQSLDFDDTLPLTVGDFLAMISQSRRPAFMGMVRSIRSSIMEALERVGMDKKVARPFGALSGGERQRVLLAQALIPEPQLLILDEPATGLDKSGAVIMHEIINELVSNGTTVMMIHHDLAEVRDMAHGVTCINREILFSGDPKELLTPERIFNIFSATGKAA is encoded by the coding sequence GTGCGATCTTTGACTCGATTCGTCGGTGGCCCGTCCATCCATTTTGAGAACGTCAGTCTGAAGCTGGGCGGAAATTCCATCCTCCACAACGTGAATTTCTCGGTGAAGCGGGGGAGTATCCATTGCATCATCGGACCCAACGGCGGCGGCAAGACCTCGCTCATCCGGTGCCTGCTCGGACAGATGCCTCACTCCGGCAATATTCGCATGTGCTGGGGCAAAGGCTCGGTCATGGGCTACGTGCCGCAGTCTCTCGACTTTGACGACACGCTCCCTCTCACCGTGGGCGATTTTCTCGCCATGATCAGTCAGAGCCGTCGTCCTGCATTCATGGGAATGGTGCGCAGCATTCGCTCGTCCATCATGGAAGCTCTGGAACGCGTGGGCATGGACAAGAAGGTTGCCCGTCCATTTGGTGCGTTGTCCGGCGGTGAACGCCAGCGTGTCTTGTTGGCGCAAGCCCTTATCCCCGAACCTCAGTTGCTGATCCTCGACGAACCCGCCACCGGGCTTGATAAATCCGGTGCGGTCATCATGCATGAGATCATCAATGAGCTGGTGTCCAACGGTACGACCGTCATGATGATTCATCATGATCTGGCCGAGGTCCGCGACATGGCCCACGGCGTTACCTGCATTAATCGGGAGATCCTGTTCAGTGGTGATCCCAAAGAGCTGCTGACCCCAGAGCGCATTTTCAACATCTTTTCGGCAACCGGGAAGGCCGCGTAG
- a CDS encoding metal ABC transporter permease — translation MEHLYDLIRLPLMEMGKTGYLPESFQYAFVVNALLCALVAGPLLGGIGTMVVSKRLAFFSQAVGQAALTGVGLGVMLGEPVTAPYASLFGFCILFALTMNYTRNRTRMKQDTVIGVFLSISLAVGACVLLYVTAKVNMHVLDNILFGSILTVNDTDMNVLLIIGTLCVLVGIPTYNHMLLASFNPSLAQVRGVNAKLYDYVFVLMVTVITVACLKIVGAVLVEALLIIPAAAARNVSRSIRGFFFYSVIFATVSCFLGIIVPMQFEIPVPSGGAIILAASCIFAFTAGIRAFSGSFKEAAA, via the coding sequence ATGGAACATCTGTACGATCTTATCCGGCTGCCCCTCATGGAAATGGGCAAGACAGGCTATCTGCCTGAATCCTTCCAGTACGCCTTTGTGGTGAATGCGCTGTTGTGCGCGTTGGTGGCCGGGCCGCTCTTGGGCGGTATCGGAACCATGGTCGTGTCCAAACGATTGGCCTTCTTTTCCCAGGCGGTGGGGCAGGCTGCCCTGACCGGTGTCGGCCTCGGCGTCATGCTTGGCGAGCCTGTTACGGCGCCTTATGCATCGCTGTTCGGTTTCTGCATCCTGTTTGCCCTCACCATGAACTACACCCGTAACCGGACCCGCATGAAGCAGGATACGGTCATCGGCGTATTCCTCTCCATATCTTTGGCCGTGGGGGCATGCGTGCTTCTCTATGTGACCGCCAAGGTGAATATGCATGTGCTGGACAACATATTGTTTGGCTCCATCCTCACGGTGAATGATACGGACATGAATGTCCTTCTGATTATCGGTACGCTGTGTGTTCTCGTGGGTATCCCTACGTACAATCATATGCTGTTGGCGAGCTTCAACCCGAGTCTGGCGCAGGTGCGCGGCGTGAACGCCAAGCTCTATGATTACGTGTTCGTGCTCATGGTCACGGTCATCACCGTGGCCTGCCTCAAGATCGTCGGCGCGGTGTTGGTAGAGGCTCTGCTTATCATTCCGGCGGCGGCCGCTCGCAATGTGAGCCGCTCCATTCGTGGATTTTTCTTCTATAGTGTTATCTTTGCCACCGTTTCCTGCTTCCTTGGCATCATCGTGCCTATGCAGTTCGAGATTCCGGTGCCGTCTGGCGGGGCCATTATCCTTGCCGCGTCCTGCATCTTTGCTTTTACCGCCGGGATCCGGGCGTTCTCCGGCTCCTTCAAGGAGGCTGCCGCATGA
- a CDS encoding zinc ABC transporter substrate-binding protein: protein MMKRALFLVLVLAFAVSSAHATDRKVTVLTSLEVTQAVGEILAKGTSIKVLNVIPKGYSMRGQDAYLKKHQKALFKTAASADAVLTVASAWPADPLYKWARRGNIRIVNIDVAKPLDEYGAGVPLVEVDGKSSPFVWRSPANFTRMASIVSDDLCRLSSPDAEVIKANLKALQTALFKLRSKYEAAFVDLEFVDLAAFTSGYTYIADEFGLDILFYELAPESKWSDADVERIAAQIKREKVKGVLCAWEPDALGTEAIRKGGAIPVVMERFNPDEKADPLEALVGWYEGNLSRLVTALNN from the coding sequence ATGATGAAGCGTGCATTGTTTCTGGTCCTTGTCTTGGCTTTTGCCGTTTCATCTGCCCATGCCACAGACAGAAAGGTGACTGTTTTGACGTCTCTTGAGGTGACACAAGCTGTGGGAGAAATCCTTGCCAAAGGCACATCCATCAAGGTGCTCAATGTCATTCCCAAAGGCTACTCCATGCGTGGGCAGGATGCGTATTTGAAGAAACACCAGAAGGCGCTTTTCAAGACCGCTGCCTCGGCCGACGCTGTACTAACCGTTGCCTCTGCATGGCCTGCTGATCCTCTCTATAAATGGGCGCGCCGCGGAAACATCCGCATCGTGAACATCGATGTGGCAAAGCCGCTCGACGAGTATGGTGCGGGGGTGCCGCTTGTTGAGGTAGACGGCAAGTCGTCCCCGTTTGTCTGGCGCAGTCCGGCTAACTTTACTCGCATGGCTTCCATCGTGTCGGACGATCTGTGCCGTCTTTCTTCTCCTGACGCCGAGGTTATCAAGGCGAATCTGAAAGCCTTGCAGACTGCGCTCTTCAAGTTGCGCAGCAAATATGAAGCAGCGTTTGTGGATCTTGAATTTGTCGATCTGGCAGCCTTCACCAGCGGCTACACGTACATTGCCGACGAGTTCGGTCTCGATATCCTTTTTTACGAGCTGGCTCCGGAATCCAAGTGGAGCGATGCTGATGTCGAACGCATCGCCGCGCAAATCAAACGTGAAAAAGTGAAAGGGGTGCTGTGTGCCTGGGAGCCGGATGCTCTGGGTACGGAAGCCATTCGAAAGGGAGGAGCGATTCCGGTCGTAATGGAACGCTTCAACCCTGATGAAAAGGCCGATCCTCTGGAGGCGCTGGTCGGCTGGTATGAGGGAAATCTTTCCCGCCTTGTTACTGCCTTGAATAACTGA
- a CDS encoding FeoB-associated Cys-rich membrane protein produces the protein MDTVIAILIIAAAGYFVFRKVYGQIKGKEGAGCGCGGSCAPKNSSGGCCGGTDSDKNCSCGK, from the coding sequence ATGGATACAGTCATCGCCATTCTCATCATCGCTGCTGCGGGATATTTCGTCTTCAGAAAAGTATACGGCCAGATCAAGGGCAAGGAGGGCGCAGGCTGCGGTTGTGGTGGCAGTTGTGCTCCAAAGAATTCTTCCGGTGGCTGCTGCGGCGGCACTGATAGTGATAAAAACTGCTCTTGCGGAAAATAG
- a CDS encoding flavodoxin, whose translation MSKTLIVYGSTTGNTEAVSDDIAKILEKNGHSVKIQSAAEVKIDGMAEGFDAVFLGCSTWGDDEIELQDDFIPVFDDLDKAGLKDKKVAVFGCGDSAYEYFCGAVDVIEEKSEQLGAVLLGDSLKIDGDPDADEITSWTEAVMTKM comes from the coding sequence ATGAGCAAGACTTTGATCGTTTATGGTTCCACCACCGGCAATACTGAAGCAGTGAGCGATGATATCGCAAAGATTCTGGAGAAAAACGGTCATAGCGTGAAGATCCAGAGTGCCGCTGAAGTAAAGATTGACGGCATGGCCGAAGGATTTGATGCGGTCTTCCTCGGTTGTTCCACCTGGGGCGACGATGAGATCGAATTGCAGGATGACTTTATCCCGGTCTTTGACGACCTCGACAAGGCAGGCTTGAAGGATAAAAAAGTGGCCGTGTTCGGCTGCGGGGATTCCGCTTACGAGTATTTCTGCGGCGCCGTGGACGTCATTGAAGAGAAGTCCGAACAATTGGGGGCCGTCCTGCTGGGCGATTCCCTGAAAATAGACGGTGATCCTGATGCTGACGAAATCACGTCATGGACCGAAGCCGTCATGACCAAGATGTAG
- a CDS encoding HMA2 domain-containing protein gives MDFATIASLRKYLSIKHSLPGRIRIKFAMSIMNDPEAMKLAQSPPEMPPAVTDTQLNLFSRTLLLEYDAEQIPPELLEELITTDDDARASEVVEELHGLLYA, from the coding sequence ATGGATTTTGCAACCATTGCTAGTTTAAGAAAATATCTTTCCATCAAACATAGTCTGCCCGGCCGCATCCGCATCAAGTTTGCCATGAGTATCATGAATGATCCCGAGGCAATGAAGCTGGCCCAGTCCCCGCCGGAAATGCCTCCGGCCGTGACCGATACACAGTTGAATCTGTTTTCCAGAACCTTGCTTCTCGAGTACGATGCCGAACAGATACCGCCCGAATTGCTTGAAGAGCTCATCACCACAGACGATGATGCTCGAGCCTCAGAGGTCGTGGAAGAACTGCACGGTTTACTGTACGCATAG